In Vanessa atalanta chromosome 3, ilVanAtal1.2, whole genome shotgun sequence, one genomic interval encodes:
- the LOC125076886 gene encoding integrator complex subunit 2, which produces METVFMKPVQPHVFKALKDVDIPALIKCSSDEIRPIIPCLVRMALIAPLDVTKYCAEAKKDILTLLSGIDLVNFIVSLLSIEFHALEVDLKKEQQMRQKNGSQCTESFLIQNIVNGIANDFEQSDSARRVRLVLSELLQMQAQLTEYNQNKNSNAESSVKPSELFDNEVYLEEITDVICISLAELPNLLNICEIVEVLLYVNKGPIIISWVVANMPDTLLEVAESLVINAERNEEGGIRAKTLLTLCDACPYIAAAVRAKAVSSSRLPSLVINLTLIHHSEDLVSFISGLLLGSDQTSRAWFATFLRNSHKRGKGDGNTTLVKLRQELLNRLKEAAAGVDASALLRLYCALRGIAGIKFQDDEVSGLLRLVTQKPPPTPAGVRFVSLSLCMILACPSLMAASEHEKKAIEWVQWLVKEEAYFESTSGVTASFGEMLLLIAIHFHSGQLAAVGELVCATLGMRVPVRPNGLARIKQAFTQEIFTEQVVTAHAVKVPVTANLNSNISGYLPVHCIHQLLKSRAFSKHKVPIKNWIYSQICNCIAPLHPVMPALVEVYVNSILVINNKGTNEYFNKPITEEEIRRVFRNSIFGVNFDSHNKNFTPMETDGESFVEINIEKPTLASQLLLIYYLLLYEDVRLANSATLIANGRRIKSYSTAFLSELPIKYLLHQAQKDQMSYGGLFSPLLRLLATHFPQLSLVDDWMDDQVFGDTCRHQIDINISDTSIDEAFQCIEENPYKTGKILKAMLNKNPTDIWPFAEIFVRYVKSVLGDQVPRHIQELYREVWLRLNTVLPRCLWIMTINALLDINNGNIRNVTITQENVLVDPLQVLRCDIRVFRCGPILKIILRILEASLAASRSQLSRHLLDKPLLEKSGQLTSDSEREELKNALVAAQESAALQILLEACLETEEDQTKPELMWSLREVRSIICSFLHQIFISEPSLAKLVHFQGYPRELIQVTVQGIPSMHICLDFIPELLSQASLEKQIFAVDLVSHLSIQYALPKAMSIARLCVNTLSTLLSVLPSDLRLELFQPVLKSFVRICTAFPSLLEDITSLLLQLGRICESQVSLGHCWNDTNILGESAYVASDVQSDSKVLVAEVLCRDIKVTMSEIIQKALLNDKLY; this is translated from the exons ATGGAAACCGTTTTTATGAAACCAGTACAACCACATGTGTTTAAAGCTTTAAAAGATGTTGATATCCCGGCATTGATTAAGTGCTCGTCCGATGAAATAAGACCTATAATACCATGTCTTGTTCGTATGGCTCTGATAGCTCCACTGGACGTAACAAAGTACTGTGCAGAGGCAAAGAAAGATATATTAACTCTTTTATCAGGAATTGACTTGGTAAATTTTATAGTGTCTCTTCTTTCCATCGAATTTCATGCACTTGAAGTAGACCTAAAAAAAGAACAGCAAATGCG aCAAAAAAATGGTTCACAATGCACagaatcatttttaattcaaaatattgttaatggCATAGCAAATGATTTTGAGCAGTCAGACTCGGCTAGAAGGGTTCGTCTTGTTCTGTCAGAGTTGCTACAAATGCAAGCGCAATTAACTGAGTACAACCAAAATAAAAACTCTAATGCTGAATCATCTGTGAAGCCATCGGAGCTCTTTGATAATGAAGTTTATCTTGAAGAAATTACAGATGTTATTTGTATTAGTCTTGCAGAGTTACCAAATTTACTGAATATTTGTGAAATTGTTGAAGTTTTACTGTATGTTAATAAAGGCCCTATAATTATTTCTTGGGTTGTAGCAAACATGCCAGATACTTTGCTTGAAG TGGCTGAGTCACTTGTGATCAATGCTGAGAGAAATGAGGAAGGCGGTATTCGAGCTAAGACTCTTCTTACATTATGTGATGCCTGCCCATATATTGCTGCAGCAGTGAGAGCAAAAGCCGTATCTTCTTCACGATTACCATCTTTAGTGATTAATCTAACTTTAATCCATCATTCAGAAGATCTG GTTTCTTTTATATCAGGACTTTTATTAGGTTCAGATCAAACTTCTAGAGCATGGTTTGCAACATTTTTGCGTAATTCCCACAAGAGAGGAAAAGGTGATGGTAATACAACACTGGTGAAATTACGGCAAGAATTGTTAAATAGACTCAAAGAAGCAGCTGCTGGAGTAGATGCTTCTGCCTTACTGAGATTGTACTGTGCTCTAAGGGGAATAGCAGGAATTAAATTTCAAGATGATGAAGTGTCAGGATTATTAAGATTAGTTACCCAAAAGCCTCCTCCAACCCCTGCAGGTGTACGATTTGTGTCCTTAAGTCTTTGTATGATTTTAGCATGTCCATCTCTTATGG CTGCATCTGAACATGAAAAAAAGGCTATTGAATGGGTTCAATGGCTGGTTAAAGAAGAAGCATATTTTGAAAG TACTTCTGGTGTTACTGCTTCATTTGGAGAAATGTTACTTTTGATTGCAATTCATTTTCACTCTGGACAATTAGCAGCTGTAGGTGAATTGGTATGTGCAACACTCGGGATGCGTGTACCTGTTCGTCCTAATGGTTTAGCTCGCATAAAACAAGCATTTACAcaagaaatatttacagaacag GTTGTAACAGCACATGCCGTAAAAGTCCCAGTTACAGCTAATTTAAACAGTAATATCTCTGGTTATTTGCCAGTGCATTGTATCCACCAATTACTTAAATCTCGAGCCTTTTCTAAACATAAGGTGCCAATCAAGAATTGGATATATAGTCAAATTTGTAACTGTATAGCTCCCTTACATCCTGTTATGCCCGCTCTTGTAGAAGTTTATGTTAACTCCATTcttgttattaataacaaagGAACCAATGAATACTTTAACAAGCCTATAACAGAAGAAGAAATTCGAAGAGTTTTTAGAAATTCAATTTTTGGTGTCAACTTTGATTcccataataaaaactttacccCTATGGAGACTGATGGAGAAtcatttgttgaaataaatatagaaaaaccaACATTAGCCTCACAATTGCTACTGATTTATTATCTTCTGCTTTATGAGGATGTAAGACTAGCAAACTCTGCAACTCTTATTGCCAACGGTAGAagaataaaaagttattcaaCTGCCTTTCTTTCTGAAttacctattaaatatttattgcatcaAGCTCAAAAGGATCAGATGAGCTATGGCGGACTTTTCAGTCCTTTACTCCGTTTGTTGGCGACACATTTTCCACAACTATCTCTTGTGGATGACTGGATGGATGACCAAGTTTTTGGAGATACATGTCGTCATCAAATTGACATAAACATTTCAGATACATCAATAGATGAAGCTTTTCAATGCATAGAGGAAAATCCATACAAAACAGGAAAAATCTTAAAAGCTATGCTAAATAAAAATCCAACAGATATTTGGCCTTTTGCAGAAATATTTGTCAGATATGTAAAAAGTGTGCTTGGAGATCAGGTTCCAAGGCATATTCAGGAACTATACCGTGAGGTTTGGCTTAGACTCAACACAGTTTTACCACGATGCTTATGGATCATGACTATCAATGCATtgcttgatataaataatggaaatataagaaatgttaCAATAACACAAGAAAATGTTTTAGTAGATCCTCTCCAGGTGTTACGTTGCGACATTAGAGTGTTTAGATGTGGacccatattaaaaataatacttagaaTTTTAGAAGCAAGTTTGGCAGCTTCTAGAAGCCAATTAAGTCGTCATTTATTGGACAAGCCACTTCTTGAAAAGAGTGGTCAACTAACCTCAGATTCCGAAAGAGAAGAGTTGAAAAATGCTCTAGTTGCTGCTCAGGAAAGTGCTGCGcttcaaattttattagaagCTTGCTTAGAAACAGAAGAAGACCAAACTAAACCAGAACTTATGTGGTCTTTAAGAGAGGTCAGAAGTATCATTTGTTCTTTTTtgcatcaaatatttatatcagaaCCATCATTAGCTAAGCTCGTACATTTTCAAGGATACCCACGAGAATTAATACAAGTTACAGTACAAGGTATACCTTCCATGCACATTTGTCTCGACTTCATTCCAGAATTGTTAAGTCAAGCTTCACTTGAAAAGCAAATATTTGCAGTGGATTTAGTGTCACATCTGTCAATACAGTATGCGTTACCAAAAGCGATGTCTATCGCAAGATTATGTGTGAACACGCTTTCTACACTATTATCAGTCTTGCCAAGTGATTTGCGTCTCGAACTATTCCAGCCGGTGTTAAAATCATTTGTTAGAATCTGTACAGCATTCCCTTCTCTCTTAGAAGATATCACATCCTTATTACTACAACTGGGAAGAATCTGTGAATCTCAAGTGTCATTGGGTCACTGTTGGaatgatacaaatatattaggCGAAAGCGCTTACGTAGCTTCTGACGTTCAAAGCGACAGCAAAGTTTTAGTAGCAGAAGTTCTATGTCGAGATATCAAAGTAACTATGTcagaaataatacaaaaggCTCTATTAAATGATAAGCTCTATTAA